The proteins below come from a single Zea mays cultivar B73 chromosome 8, Zm-B73-REFERENCE-NAM-5.0, whole genome shotgun sequence genomic window:
- the LOC100192702 gene encoding Pollen allergen Phl p 11-like precursor codes for MMPQLRSLVALVLVATAIAAAPGVGFVVTGRIYCDNCRAGFETNVSHAIQGATVEMECRHFESQQVHDKAEATTGPGGWYRMEISGDHQDEICDVRLLKSPEADCAEIDHSRDRCRVPLTRNDGIKQSGVRYANPIAFLRKEPLPNCGELLRAYDLYNETSENS; via the exons ATGATGCCACAGCTGCGTAGCCTCGTCGCGCTGGTCCTCGTGGCCACGGCCATAGCCGCCGCTCCCGGCGTTGGGTTTGTCGTCACCGGCCGCATCTACTGCGACAACTGCCGCGCCGGGTTCGAGACAAACGTGTCCCACGCCATCCAAG GCGCGACGGTGGAGATGGAGTGCCGCCACTTCGAGTCGCAGCAGGTCCACGACAAGGCGGAGGCGACGACGGGCCCCGGCGGCTGGTACAGGATGGAGATCAGCGGCGACCACCAGGACGAGATCTGCGACGTGCGCCTGCTCAAGAGCCCCGAGGCGGACTGCGCCGAGATCGACCACTCCCGCGACCGCTGCCGCGTCCCGCTCACCCGCAACGACGGCATCAAGCAGAGCGGCGTCCGCTACGCCAACCCCATCGCCTTCCTCCGCAAGGAGCCGCTCCCCAACTGCGGCGAGCTGCTCCGCGCCTACGACCTCTACAACGAGACGTCCGAGAATTCCTAA